From Variimorphobacter saccharofermentans, one genomic window encodes:
- a CDS encoding DUF378 domain-containing protein, with translation MKTLDYIALILVIIGAINWGLIGFFSFDLVRAIFGDMTIISRVIYALVGVSGLYALSYFGRLRNE, from the coding sequence ATGAAAACATTGGATTATATTGCATTGATACTAGTTATTATCGGTGCAATTAATTGGGGATTAATCGGTTTTTTTAGCTTTGACTTGGTAAGGGCAATATTCGGAGATATGACCATCATATCCAGAGTGATCTATGCACTGGTTGGTGTATCCGGTCTATATGCATTAAGCTACTTCGGAAGATTAAGAAATGAATAA
- a CDS encoding twitching motility protein PilT — MIQIISGEKGKGKTKILIDKANSEVRAAKGSIVYLDKSNKHMYELSNKIRLENVQDYFIENQSEFIGFICGIISCNHDLQAIYLDSFLKIAYVNNDNIEFVFSKLEKISAQFNVDFVISVSMNQDQLPESVKKNVIVSL, encoded by the coding sequence ATGATACAGATAATTTCAGGTGAAAAAGGTAAGGGTAAGACTAAAATCCTTATCGATAAAGCGAACTCTGAAGTAAGAGCTGCAAAAGGAAGCATTGTTTATCTTGACAAAAGCAACAAGCATATGTACGAACTGAGCAATAAGATTCGATTGGAAAATGTCCAGGATTATTTTATTGAAAATCAAAGTGAATTTATTGGTTTTATCTGCGGTATCATTTCTTGTAATCATGATTTACAGGCAATTTATCTTGATAGTTTCCTCAAAATAGCCTATGTTAATAATGATAATATTGAGTTTGTGTTTTCAAAGTTAGAGAAAATATCAGCTCAGTTTAATGTTGATTTCGTTATCAGTGTTTCCATGAATCAAGATCAACTCCCTGAAAGCGTAAAAAAGAATGTGATTGTATCTTTGTAA
- the minD gene encoding septum site-determining protein MinD: MGEVIVVTSGKGGVGKTTSTANVGTGLAMLDKKVVLIDTDIGLRNLDVVMGLENRIVYNLVDVIEGTCRIRNALIKDKRYPNLYLLPSAQTRDKNAVTPEQMRKLADELRDEFDYILMDCPAGIEQGFKNAIAGADRALVVTTPEVSAVRDADRIIGLLEASEMKQTHLIVNRIRMDMVKRGDMMSSEDVCEILAVDLIGIVPDDENIVISTNQGEPLVGSDSLAGRAYMNICKRIIGEEVPYLDLEEKRSIFGMLFGKRKKN, translated from the coding sequence ATGGGAGAAGTAATTGTCGTTACATCGGGCAAAGGCGGAGTTGGTAAAACTACTTCAACCGCCAATGTCGGTACAGGTTTAGCTATGTTGGATAAGAAAGTTGTATTAATTGATACCGATATAGGTCTAAGAAATCTTGATGTTGTCATGGGATTAGAAAATCGAATTGTATATAATCTCGTTGATGTCATTGAAGGGACCTGTAGAATTCGAAATGCACTAATTAAAGATAAACGTTATCCAAACCTATATTTATTACCTTCTGCTCAGACAAGAGATAAGAATGCCGTTACACCGGAGCAGATGAGAAAGCTCGCTGATGAGCTTAGAGATGAATTTGATTACATATTAATGGACTGTCCTGCAGGTATCGAGCAAGGCTTCAAGAATGCAATTGCTGGAGCAGACAGAGCATTAGTAGTTACTACCCCCGAAGTTTCCGCAGTAAGAGATGCGGATCGTATCATCGGTTTACTAGAAGCTAGTGAAATGAAGCAGACACATCTGATTGTTAACCGTATTCGTATGGATATGGTAAAGCGAGGCGATATGATGTCAAGCGAGGATGTTTGCGAAATATTGGCCGTTGATTTGATTGGTATTGTACCTGATGACGAGAACATCGTTATTTCTACGAATCAGGGTGAGCCACTCGTTGGTTCTGATTCCCTTGCTGGAAGAGCTTATATGAATATATGTAAAAGAATCATAGGAGAGGAAGTTCCATATTTAGATTTGGAGGAAAAACGCAGTATATTCGGGATGCTTTTTGGTAAACGTAAGAAAAATTAG
- the mreD gene encoding rod shape-determining protein MreD, protein MKKLIVYLLEIIICFVLQSSMFHYIQLADIMPNLLLILVAATAYMRGRMTGMMMGLFSGLLVDLMYGSYVIGLYALLYLIIGYFIGFTNKVYSRDDYTLPIIIIAISDFIYGFFYYVFEFLLRGRLNFLYYLRRFILPEIIYTVAISVFMYKLLHMINHRLYRKPDEEV, encoded by the coding sequence GTGAAAAAGTTGATTGTATATTTGTTAGAAATTATAATATGTTTTGTGCTTCAAAGCTCCATGTTTCATTATATTCAGCTTGCCGATATTATGCCTAATTTATTGCTGATATTAGTGGCTGCTACTGCATACATGCGTGGCAGAATGACAGGAATGATGATGGGATTATTCAGTGGACTTCTTGTGGATCTCATGTATGGAAGCTATGTGATAGGCCTATACGCATTGCTATATCTGATCATCGGTTATTTTATTGGTTTTACGAATAAAGTGTATTCCCGTGATGACTATACACTACCGATCATTATAATAGCAATCAGTGATTTTATTTATGGTTTCTTTTACTATGTATTTGAGTTTTTGTTAAGAGGTCGCTTAAATTTTCTTTATTATCTGAGAAGATTTATACTGCCGGAAATCATATATACCGTAGCAATCTCAGTATTTATGTACAAGCTGTTACATATGATTAATCATCGATTATACCGCAAACCAGATGAGGAGGTATAA
- a CDS encoding penicillin-binding transpeptidase domain-containing protein has protein sequence MFDVVLENIKKLLKSRLFPITLIYLALFFVVIHRLFVLQIVEGPEIVTKTELKYTENREIKSTRGNIYDRKGKLLASNELSYSVIMEDITQIESNEQKNAIIYQLIKIIEENGDTLDNKFYIIQNDKKEFEFTIKDPTKFKENAYALIKDDEKYKDVPKNATAEDVYEFLRKGTGDNYTHMFDISDEYSVEDTLKIMGIRYALFCNYPKYYPITIASDISPKTVAAIMENSADMPGVEIQQQTRRVYHDSIYFAHILGYTGRINAEELNKFNNGTEKYNPTDIIGKLGLEQKFEDELGGIKGSETVSVSSSGKVIEVVDRVDPVAGNDIYLTIDSDLQKAVYHILENEIAGIILGKLRPDLDYGSKGTSADKINIPIYEVYYALINNNIIDTTSFQDEDATDLEKQTYRKYEARLNEVFHNLDSLLDTGSSVPNDKAGDMEEYLNDFYSALLSEKILLKDSIPQDDVTYNDYKNNKISLSKFLQYAIANNWVDLSQLEIGDEYYSSEELYQKLVAYTKEILIHDDKFNKNIYRDLVFSYKLSGTEICLLLFDQGVLEYNEEEIHQLSSGSISAYEFIRGKIKSLAITPAMLALEPCSGSVVITDVNTGDVLALVSYPSYDNNLLANKVNAEYYAKLQSDKSLPQINRAVMQRTAPGSTFKMVSAVAALEEGITNPSELIRDLGIFDKTDRPAKCHVYPSTHGSVNIVDALKVSCNYYFYEMGYRLSIDGTGQFSNKLGLERLAKYATLFGLNEPSGIELDEALPEISDTDSVRSAIGQGSNDYTTIQLARYITTLANRGTCYDLTLIDSIVDKDGNMIKDNHAKVKNDLTSFQATTWDSVWEGMYSVANADHGSVTSVFKDLGVTVAGKTGTSQINKSHPNNALFVSFAPYENPQISVTAVIPNGYTSHNAAELTKNIYKLYFKLDNTENIVDNEANIPETIDSALSE, from the coding sequence TTGTTTGATGTTGTTTTAGAAAATATCAAAAAACTGCTTAAGTCAAGGTTGTTTCCAATCACCCTGATTTACCTTGCTTTATTTTTTGTTGTCATCCATAGATTATTCGTACTGCAAATTGTAGAGGGTCCGGAAATCGTAACGAAAACGGAATTAAAATATACCGAGAACAGAGAAATTAAAAGTACTCGTGGTAATATCTATGACCGTAAAGGTAAGTTGCTGGCATCCAACGAATTATCTTATTCCGTTATTATGGAGGATATCACACAGATCGAATCGAATGAGCAAAAAAACGCTATTATCTATCAATTAATTAAAATAATCGAGGAGAATGGAGATACTCTTGATAATAAGTTTTATATCATCCAAAATGATAAGAAGGAGTTCGAGTTTACAATTAAGGACCCTACGAAGTTTAAAGAAAACGCTTATGCATTAATAAAGGATGATGAGAAATATAAGGATGTTCCCAAGAATGCAACAGCAGAAGATGTATATGAATTTCTTCGTAAGGGTACCGGTGATAATTATACCCATATGTTTGATATCTCGGATGAATATAGTGTGGAAGATACACTAAAAATTATGGGAATACGATATGCGTTGTTCTGTAATTATCCGAAATATTACCCAATTACGATAGCATCCGATATCAGTCCAAAAACAGTTGCTGCCATTATGGAAAATAGCGCTGATATGCCCGGTGTTGAAATTCAACAGCAGACTAGAAGAGTATATCATGACAGTATATATTTCGCGCATATCCTTGGATATACAGGACGTATTAATGCGGAAGAACTGAATAAATTTAATAATGGTACCGAAAAATATAACCCCACCGACATTATCGGAAAGTTAGGTCTGGAACAGAAATTCGAGGACGAACTCGGTGGAATAAAGGGAAGCGAAACGGTAAGCGTGAGTAGCTCCGGTAAAGTCATCGAAGTAGTGGACCGTGTTGATCCCGTTGCAGGTAATGATATCTATCTGACAATTGACAGCGATTTACAGAAAGCGGTCTATCATATACTTGAAAATGAGATCGCTGGTATTATTCTTGGAAAATTAAGACCGGATCTGGATTATGGCAGTAAGGGAACCAGTGCCGATAAAATTAATATTCCGATATATGAAGTTTATTATGCACTGATCAATAATAACATTATTGACACCACTTCATTTCAGGATGAGGACGCTACAGATCTGGAGAAGCAGACCTATCGGAAATATGAAGCCAGATTAAATGAGGTATTTCATAATCTGGATAGCCTGTTGGATACTGGAAGCAGTGTTCCAAATGATAAGGCCGGAGATATGGAAGAATATCTGAACGATTTCTATTCCGCACTCTTGAGTGAGAAAATACTATTAAAGGACAGTATTCCTCAAGATGATGTTACCTATAATGATTATAAAAACAATAAAATCAGTCTGAGTAAGTTTTTGCAATATGCAATAGCGAATAACTGGGTGGATCTTTCCCAGTTGGAAATCGGCGATGAATACTACAGCTCTGAAGAGTTGTATCAAAAATTAGTCGCATATACAAAAGAAATTTTGATTCATGATGACAAATTCAATAAAAATATATACCGAGATTTGGTATTTTCGTATAAATTATCGGGAACAGAAATTTGTCTTTTATTATTCGACCAAGGTGTGCTAGAATATAATGAAGAGGAGATACATCAATTATCAAGTGGAAGTATTTCTGCCTATGAGTTTATAAGGGGAAAGATAAAATCCTTGGCTATTACGCCAGCTATGCTTGCGCTAGAGCCTTGTAGTGGATCCGTTGTCATTACGGATGTTAATACAGGAGATGTTCTGGCGTTGGTTTCTTATCCCAGCTATGATAATAACCTTCTGGCTAACAAAGTGAATGCGGAATATTATGCAAAGCTTCAAAGCGATAAATCACTTCCACAAATAAACCGCGCTGTGATGCAACGAACAGCACCCGGCTCCACCTTTAAGATGGTTTCTGCTGTGGCAGCATTAGAAGAAGGAATCACGAATCCTTCTGAATTAATTCGCGATTTAGGTATATTTGATAAAACCGACCGTCCAGCAAAGTGTCACGTATATCCTAGTACCCATGGCTCTGTTAATATCGTAGATGCCCTAAAGGTATCCTGTAACTATTACTTTTATGAGATGGGTTATCGACTTAGCATTGATGGAACCGGACAATTTTCCAATAAACTAGGTCTGGAACGTCTGGCAAAATATGCGACTCTATTTGGTTTAAATGAACCTTCTGGAATTGAATTGGATGAGGCATTGCCTGAGATATCCGATACGGATTCTGTTCGTTCTGCCATTGGTCAGGGAAGTAATGACTATACCACGATTCAATTGGCCCGCTATATAACCACACTGGCTAATCGTGGGACATGCTATGATTTAACGCTGATTGATAGTATAGTAGATAAGGATGGCAACATGATTAAGGACAACCATGCAAAGGTAAAGAATGATCTTACCAGTTTTCAAGCTACTACCTGGGATAGTGTATGGGAAGGAATGTATTCTGTAGCAAATGCGGATCATGGTTCTGTGACTTCTGTATTTAAAGATTTAGGAGTTACAGTTGCCGGAAAAACAGGAACTTCCCAGATCAATAAATCTCATCCTAATAATGCTTTATTTGTGTCCTTTGCTCCATATGAAAATCCTCAGATATCAGTTACTGCTGTAATACCTAATGGTTATACTTCGCATAATGCAGCGGAACTGACTAAGAATATATATAAATTATATTTTAAACTGGATAATACTGAGAATATCGTTGATAACGAAGCTAATATACCGGAGACAATAGATAGTGCGTTATCCGAATAA
- a CDS encoding D-alanyl-D-alanine carboxypeptidase family protein — translation MKKVLSIGIILAMLTLAGCKNSSKDLLLFESRISSSDYAIDNLVTQGDFFAEDLVIIPENNNTGDDSELTAGASLLVDTTNQEVIYASHVYDKLYPASLTKLLTSLIVLKYGELSDMVTVSYNASHIEESGAKLCGFQEGDVISMEALLNCLLIYSGNDAAVAVADHISGSEEAFVKKMNEEAKRIGAVHSNFVNSNGLHSDDQYTTAYDLYLIFNELLQYDTFQTIINSTSYTANYQDKDGNAKEKTFGSTNLYLKGEAEITEGIEVIGGKTGTTRKAGNCLILLSRDAENREYISLILKAANRDELYSDMTHLLSLTSN, via the coding sequence ATGAAAAAAGTACTTTCTATAGGTATCATACTTGCCATGTTAACATTGGCAGGCTGCAAAAACTCATCAAAAGATCTTTTGCTCTTTGAAAGCCGGATTTCCTCATCAGATTATGCAATTGACAATCTTGTAACACAAGGAGATTTCTTTGCAGAGGATTTAGTAATAATTCCGGAGAATAATAACACGGGTGATGATAGTGAATTAACTGCAGGTGCTTCTTTACTCGTAGACACTACTAATCAAGAGGTGATTTATGCCAGTCATGTATATGATAAGCTCTATCCGGCCAGCCTCACTAAGCTGTTAACCTCTCTCATAGTACTTAAGTACGGAGAGTTATCCGATATGGTCACTGTCAGTTATAATGCATCCCATATTGAGGAATCAGGAGCTAAGCTTTGTGGATTTCAAGAAGGAGATGTTATCTCAATGGAAGCGCTTTTAAACTGCCTTCTGATATATTCCGGTAATGACGCTGCTGTTGCAGTAGCAGATCATATCAGTGGTAGTGAAGAAGCCTTTGTTAAAAAAATGAATGAAGAAGCAAAGAGGATTGGAGCCGTACACTCGAACTTTGTGAATTCGAATGGATTACATAGTGATGACCAATACACGACGGCTTATGATTTATATTTGATTTTTAACGAACTTCTTCAATACGATACCTTTCAAACCATTATTAACTCCACCTCATATACCGCTAATTATCAGGATAAAGACGGAAATGCAAAGGAAAAAACCTTTGGAAGCACAAATCTATATCTTAAAGGAGAAGCAGAGATAACGGAAGGCATTGAGGTAATAGGTGGGAAGACAGGTACTACCCGTAAAGCAGGAAATTGCTTAATCTTATTAAGCAGGGATGCTGAAAACAGGGAATACATCTCGCTCATATTAAAAGCAGCAAACAGAGACGAATTATATTCCGATATGACACATCTACTTTCCCTGACATCGAATTAA
- a CDS encoding FtsW/RodA/SpoVE family cell cycle protein, giving the protein MFNFKQYDFKRYNIPLIIVVLLLGMIGAFLIKQVQTEEENLFVKHLIGLAGGILIVVIVSLVDYHFISSFYIILYIINIALLLMVKFMGYNLNDSQRWIRLGPIPLQPSELSKIIMIIFLAKLYSIFRAKINNIFLIGASLILVAIPVYFILDQPNLSTSIVVLFIFGMMIFTAGLSWKIVMPILLIGLPAIGGLFWYIQQDYQVLLKPYQQERVLSILNPELYPEIMFQQDNSVQAIGSGQLYGKLLNDGAENFRNYDMVPISESDFIFSVAGEEFGFIGSCIIIILFSILIYICLVTAKRAPDYLGMLIAVGIASMFAFQVFVNIGVATSILPNTGIPLPFLSSGLSSMMSSMIAIGIIINIRLQPKKIRG; this is encoded by the coding sequence ATGTTTAATTTTAAACAGTATGACTTTAAGCGCTATAATATTCCTTTAATCATTGTTGTCCTTTTATTGGGCATGATTGGAGCCTTCCTAATCAAACAGGTGCAGACAGAGGAAGAGAATCTGTTTGTTAAGCATCTTATTGGTTTAGCAGGTGGTATCCTTATTGTAGTTATTGTATCTCTCGTTGATTATCATTTTATATCGAGTTTCTATATCATTTTATATATTATTAATATTGCATTATTATTAATGGTAAAATTCATGGGATATAATCTTAATGATTCACAGCGATGGATACGACTCGGACCGATTCCGTTACAGCCTTCGGAGCTGAGTAAAATAATAATGATCATTTTTTTGGCAAAGCTTTATTCCATATTTCGAGCGAAAATAAATAATATCTTTTTAATTGGTGCCTCTTTAATATTAGTTGCAATTCCAGTATATTTTATCTTGGATCAGCCTAATTTATCAACCAGTATTGTAGTATTATTTATTTTTGGCATGATGATATTTACTGCCGGGTTAAGCTGGAAGATTGTAATGCCGATTCTGTTAATCGGACTTCCTGCTATTGGCGGATTGTTTTGGTATATACAACAGGACTATCAGGTTTTACTGAAACCATATCAGCAGGAGAGAGTTCTCTCCATTCTAAATCCAGAGCTATACCCTGAAATTATGTTTCAACAGGATAATTCCGTTCAGGCAATCGGTTCTGGCCAGCTTTATGGGAAGCTGTTGAATGATGGTGCCGAGAATTTTCGTAATTATGATATGGTTCCTATTTCTGAAAGCGACTTTATTTTTTCTGTCGCTGGAGAGGAATTTGGATTTATTGGAAGCTGTATTATTATTATACTGTTTTCCATTTTAATTTATATCTGCTTAGTAACTGCAAAGAGAGCACCTGACTATTTAGGTATGCTGATTGCAGTTGGTATTGCATCAATGTTTGCATTTCAAGTATTTGTTAATATTGGAGTGGCCACTTCTATATTGCCAAATACAGGAATACCCCTACCGTTTTTGAGCTCTGGATTAAGTTCTATGATGAGTTCTATGATTGCAATTGGCATCATAATTAATATAAGATTGCAACCGAAGAAAATCAGGGGTTGA
- the mreC gene encoding rod shape-determining protein MreC — translation MRRRTKINIKPKHVFITCIVLCICLILFSFRYREKLDPVKEAVGSVITPMQKGINSIGTYISDKLDNFRSINELLDENAKLKEQVNILSYENKLLTQDKYELDGLRKLYELDQKYIDYPKVAARVISKDTNNWYNVFTIDKGSRDGLAKNMNVLAGNGLVGIITEVHYNYSVVRSIIDDNSHVSGMFIKTDDTCIVQGDLQLIDEGKILATFINKDAAIKDGYEVVTSYDSSNFLQGILIGYISDIKLDANNMTKTAYLTPVVDFERLEEVLIITELKEPLMDEPPVE, via the coding sequence ATGAGACGTAGGACAAAAATAAATATAAAACCAAAGCATGTATTCATCACGTGTATTGTGCTTTGTATCTGTTTAATATTATTTTCATTTCGGTATAGAGAAAAATTGGATCCAGTGAAAGAAGCCGTTGGATCTGTCATCACACCAATGCAGAAGGGCATTAATTCCATTGGTACTTATATTTCTGACAAATTGGATAATTTTAGAAGTATTAATGAACTGTTAGATGAAAATGCGAAGCTGAAGGAACAAGTAAATATTCTTTCCTATGAAAATAAATTATTAACTCAGGACAAGTATGAGCTGGATGGTCTTCGTAAGCTCTACGAACTGGATCAGAAATATATCGATTATCCCAAAGTGGCTGCACGTGTTATCAGTAAGGATACGAATAACTGGTATAATGTTTTTACCATTGATAAAGGCTCTAGAGATGGACTTGCCAAGAATATGAATGTATTGGCAGGGAACGGGCTGGTAGGTATTATCACTGAGGTACATTATAATTATTCTGTAGTACGTTCCATTATCGATGATAACAGTCATGTCAGTGGTATGTTTATCAAAACAGATGACACTTGTATTGTTCAGGGAGATCTTCAATTGATTGATGAAGGTAAGATTCTAGCTACCTTTATTAATAAAGATGCTGCCATTAAGGATGGATATGAGGTTGTAACGTCCTATGACAGCTCCAATTTCTTACAAGGTATTTTAATAGGTTACATCAGTGATATTAAGCTGGATGCAAATAATATGACGAAGACTGCATATTTAACACCCGTGGTAGATTTTGAACGATTGGAAGAGGTTTTAATCATTACAGAATTAAAAGAACCGCTTATGGATGAACCACCGGTAGAATAG
- the minC gene encoding septum site-determining protein MinC has translation MNNSVIIKGNKYGIIVVLNPDVPFEELKLLIAEKFKESSKFFENAKMAISFEGRKLTNEEQKEILDVIGENADMHIVCVMENDPDTEEAFRKTLDQKLMELSNNTGQFYKGILRSGASLEFETSVVIIGDVNHGARVVSKGNIIVLGSLKGTAFAGATGNTNSFVVALDMNPTQIRIADTIARSPDKPVKTEVKEAKIAFLEDGNIYIEPLNKDILHDINL, from the coding sequence ATGAATAATTCAGTAATCATAAAAGGAAATAAATACGGTATTATCGTCGTTTTAAATCCTGATGTACCATTTGAGGAATTAAAGCTTTTGATTGCAGAAAAGTTCAAAGAATCCAGCAAGTTTTTCGAGAATGCCAAAATGGCAATCAGTTTTGAAGGACGAAAGCTAACCAATGAAGAGCAAAAGGAGATTCTTGATGTGATAGGAGAGAATGCAGATATGCATATTGTCTGCGTAATGGAAAATGATCCTGATACAGAAGAAGCCTTCCGAAAAACTCTGGATCAAAAGTTAATGGAATTGTCCAATAATACTGGGCAATTTTATAAAGGTATTCTTCGTTCCGGAGCATCCCTGGAGTTTGAAACCAGTGTAGTAATTATAGGAGATGTAAATCACGGAGCACGAGTTGTCTCAAAGGGAAATATCATTGTTCTTGGCTCCTTAAAGGGGACTGCATTTGCAGGCGCAACAGGAAATACGAATTCATTTGTAGTGGCACTAGATATGAATCCAACTCAGATACGAATTGCAGATACGATAGCCAGGTCCCCTGACAAGCCTGTAAAAACAGAGGTGAAGGAAGCAAAAATAGCCTTTCTTGAAGATGGTAATATTTATATTGAACCGCTTAATAAAGATATCCTACATGATATTAATTTATAA
- a CDS encoding methylglyoxal synthase: MNIGMIAHDAKKKLMQNFCIAYRGILSKNTLYATGTTGRLIEEVTNLTVHKYLAGHLGGEQQLGSQIEHNQIDLVIFLRDPLSPKSHEPDVNNIFQLCDKHNIPLATNLATAELLVKALDRGDLDWRDLFKA, translated from the coding sequence ATGAATATTGGCATGATAGCACATGATGCTAAAAAAAAATTAATGCAAAATTTCTGTATTGCATATCGTGGCATATTAAGTAAAAATACTCTATATGCAACCGGCACTACTGGTCGTTTGATTGAGGAAGTTACCAATTTAACCGTACACAAATATCTGGCGGGCCATCTTGGGGGAGAGCAGCAATTAGGTTCGCAAATTGAACATAATCAAATCGATCTAGTAATCTTTTTAAGAGATCCATTGTCACCAAAATCTCATGAGCCTGATGTAAATAACATCTTTCAGCTTTGTGATAAACACAATATACCACTTGCTACAAATCTAGCAACAGCAGAACTTCTAGTAAAAGCACTTGATCGCGGTGATCTTGATTGGCGTGATCTCTTCAAAGCTTAA
- a CDS encoding HlyD family efflux transporter periplasmic adaptor subunit encodes MGDNNKVVKFKKRRSINIGVIVFLILFVYIAINVYLYFTKEKLSIYEVHEGTTAIDNQITGIILREEKVMKSDKAGYITYFQKEGARVAKGTSVYSVDDNGMMVEAISNGEIAMKLTEKDNAELRHEIRAFQSSFSNTEYSSVYEFKENVKGTVLDILNSSIINQTQELMEETGINYSFDMVPSPESGIITYYMDSFEAITPEGVTMDMFQLENYERLSLRTPEMVTASSPIYKLITSETWSIVLPLTTEQYELLLEKETVKATIIEDNLELTAKISLFQKGSDSFAKLTLNQYLSNYLEERFIDVRLDFDTVEGLKIPLTSIVEKEFYLVPLEYFTLGGESTKEGLIKEVYDETGEVTFPFVEAQKYYEDENYGYVDADLFTPGTWITSPDPDSEDRYQLNQTSKLTGVYNVNQGYAVFNRIEILYQNKEYCIIDDNTPKGVSAYDQIALDATTAIEEKIIY; translated from the coding sequence TTGGGAGACAATAATAAGGTTGTAAAATTTAAGAAACGCAGGAGTATTAATATCGGAGTTATCGTATTTTTAATCCTCTTTGTATATATAGCAATTAATGTTTATCTGTATTTTACAAAGGAAAAGCTATCGATATATGAGGTACATGAAGGTACCACTGCGATTGATAATCAAATTACAGGCATTATACTCCGTGAAGAGAAGGTAATGAAATCGGATAAGGCCGGATATATTACATATTTTCAAAAAGAAGGCGCCCGAGTAGCTAAAGGTACCTCCGTTTATTCCGTTGACGATAATGGTATGATGGTAGAAGCCATCTCGAACGGAGAAATTGCGATGAAATTAACGGAGAAGGATAATGCGGAGCTCCGACATGAAATCAGAGCATTTCAATCCTCTTTTTCCAATACAGAGTATTCGTCTGTTTATGAGTTTAAAGAAAACGTAAAAGGGACTGTACTTGATATTTTAAATAGCTCAATTATAAACCAAACTCAGGAGCTCATGGAGGAAACAGGTATCAACTATTCCTTTGATATGGTTCCTTCACCGGAAAGTGGCATAATTACATACTATATGGACAGCTTTGAAGCGATAACCCCTGAAGGTGTTACCATGGATATGTTTCAATTAGAAAATTATGAGAGGTTAAGCCTCCGTACTCCAGAGATGGTTACTGCATCCAGTCCTATCTATAAATTAATCACCTCAGAGACTTGGTCCATTGTGCTCCCACTTACGACGGAGCAATACGAATTGCTTTTGGAGAAAGAAACCGTAAAAGCAACCATTATAGAGGATAATTTAGAATTAACTGCGAAAATTTCATTGTTTCAAAAAGGATCCGATTCCTTTGCAAAGCTTACCTTGAATCAGTATTTATCCAATTATCTGGAAGAACGGTTTATTGATGTACGTTTGGACTTCGATACGGTGGAGGGCTTAAAAATACCGTTGACTTCAATTGTAGAGAAGGAGTTTTATCTGGTACCATTAGAATATTTTACTCTCGGTGGTGAAAGTACGAAAGAAGGTTTGATTAAAGAAGTATACGATGAGACAGGCGAGGTGACATTTCCATTTGTCGAAGCTCAGAAGTATTATGAAGATGAGAATTATGGATATGTGGATGCTGATTTATTTACTCCTGGAACCTGGATTACTTCGCCGGATCCAGACTCAGAGGATCGTTATCAGTTGAATCAAACCAGTAAATTAACTGGCGTATATAATGTAAACCAAGGATATGCCGTATTTAACAGAATAGAGATTCTATACCAGAACAAAGAATATTGTATCATAGATGACAATACTC
- the minE gene encoding cell division topological specificity factor MinE: MGFTDFFKKKGTGSIAKDRLKLVLVSDRAGCSPEIMEQIKNDIINVISKYIEIDLEGLDIKITQTESETNNGSVPALFANIPIKDMKSSKK; the protein is encoded by the coding sequence ATGGGCTTTACAGATTTCTTTAAGAAAAAAGGTACAGGAAGCATCGCAAAAGACAGGCTAAAACTTGTTTTAGTATCTGACCGTGCCGGATGTTCTCCTGAAATTATGGAACAAATTAAGAATGATATTATTAACGTAATATCTAAATATATTGAAATTGATCTTGAGGGCTTGGATATTAAAATAACGCAAACTGAATCTGAGACTAATAACGGTTCCGTGCCCGCATTATTTGCCAATATTCCAATTAAGGATATGAAGTCCTCCAAGAAATAA